In one Kitasatospora cineracea genomic region, the following are encoded:
- a CDS encoding DUF2637 domain-containing protein, whose product MNLSSIQLVWAVVGGAALLFTAILVAFLRFKNNKPAESASGDSWERSEERRRRKEAVYGGASYVLLFCCAGVAAALSFHGLVGFGQQNLNLSGGWEYLVPFGLDGAAMFCSVLAVREASHGDAALGSRMLVWLFAVASAWFNWVHAPRGGAHDGAPQFFAGMSISAAVLFDRALKQTRRAALREQGLVPRPLPQIRVVRWLRAPRETYAAWSLMLLENVRSLDEAVEEVREERQAKMDAKLRARSADRRERAELKAIARQGGVLGRARHAREVPALAAAGSDGPSAAEPALAPEETTLDRVSASALEPAALNAGRRPRAAVESTGSSTSGSSSSSSYASGSSSSSSYGSSYSSSIDLTMDEDTLSMPKLDSLERKLRAIEQQLG is encoded by the coding sequence ATGAACCTCTCCTCCATACAGCTGGTCTGGGCCGTGGTAGGCGGTGCAGCCCTGCTGTTCACCGCCATCCTGGTGGCCTTCCTGCGCTTCAAGAACAACAAGCCCGCCGAGTCGGCGTCCGGCGACTCCTGGGAGCGCAGCGAGGAGCGCAGGCGCCGCAAGGAGGCCGTCTACGGCGGCGCCTCGTACGTGCTGCTGTTCTGCTGTGCCGGTGTGGCCGCGGCGCTGTCGTTCCACGGCCTGGTCGGTTTCGGCCAGCAGAACCTGAACCTGTCCGGCGGCTGGGAGTACCTCGTCCCGTTCGGCCTGGACGGCGCGGCGATGTTCTGCTCGGTGCTCGCCGTCCGCGAGGCCAGCCACGGTGACGCGGCGCTCGGTTCCCGGATGCTGGTGTGGCTGTTCGCCGTCGCCTCGGCCTGGTTCAACTGGGTGCACGCCCCGCGCGGCGGTGCCCACGACGGTGCCCCGCAGTTCTTCGCCGGCATGTCGATCTCGGCGGCCGTGCTGTTCGACCGCGCGCTGAAGCAGACCCGCCGGGCCGCGCTGCGCGAGCAGGGCCTGGTGCCCCGCCCGCTGCCGCAGATCCGGGTGGTGCGCTGGCTGCGCGCCCCGCGCGAGACGTACGCGGCCTGGTCGCTGATGCTGCTGGAGAACGTCCGCAGCCTGGACGAGGCGGTCGAGGAGGTCCGCGAGGAGCGGCAGGCCAAGATGGACGCCAAGCTGCGCGCCCGCAGCGCCGACCGCCGCGAGCGGGCCGAGCTGAAGGCGATCGCCCGCCAGGGCGGCGTGCTGGGCCGGGCCCGGCACGCCCGCGAGGTGCCCGCGCTGGCCGCGGCCGGCAGCGACGGCCCGTCCGCAGCGGAGCCTGCCCTAGCCCCCGAGGAGACCACTCTCGACCGGGTGAGCGCCTCCGCCCTGGAGCCCGCCGCCCTGAACGCCGGCCGCCGCCCCCGCGCCGCCGTCGAGTCGACCGGCAGCAGCACGTCGGGCAGCTCGTCCTCGTCGTCCTACGCGTCGGGCAGCTCCTCCTCTTCCTCGTACGGCTCCTCGTACTCCTCCTCCATCGACCTGACGATGGACGAGGACACCCTGTCGATGCCGAAGCTGGACTCGCTGGAGCGCAAGCTCCGGGCGATCGAGCAGCAGCTCGGCTGA
- a CDS encoding TerD family protein encodes MVSVWEFLKGDRSDSFDTGGQFKVTLTKSQPQHAITGSAATTGYLYINLHWSTLTADRPTVGGALRRFFDPRILRPLATADTGSAPVGVDLDLACMYELADGTRGVVQPLGRLFGDLNKPPYIKLSGDDVSGAPSGETMHINLEKKDQFKRLLIFVYIYDDTPAFDRTHAVLTIVPQSGPRIEIKLDERAPAARSCAVVLIENDGEGKLTIRREVRYVHGFQSDLDRLYGFGMQWERGYKTPSGSGN; translated from the coding sequence ATGGTTTCGGTGTGGGAGTTCCTGAAGGGGGACCGCAGCGACAGCTTCGACACCGGAGGGCAGTTCAAGGTCACACTCACCAAGTCCCAGCCGCAGCACGCCATCACCGGCTCCGCGGCCACCACCGGCTACCTGTACATCAACCTGCACTGGTCGACCCTCACCGCCGACCGCCCCACCGTCGGCGGCGCGCTGCGCCGCTTCTTCGACCCGCGGATCCTGCGCCCGCTGGCGACGGCCGACACCGGGTCCGCACCGGTCGGCGTCGACCTCGACCTGGCCTGCATGTACGAACTCGCCGACGGCACCCGGGGCGTGGTGCAGCCGCTCGGCCGGCTGTTCGGCGACCTCAACAAGCCGCCCTACATCAAGCTCTCCGGCGACGACGTGTCGGGCGCGCCCTCCGGCGAGACCATGCACATCAACCTGGAGAAGAAGGACCAGTTCAAGCGGCTGCTGATCTTCGTCTACATCTACGACGACACCCCGGCCTTCGACCGCACCCACGCGGTGCTCACCATCGTCCCGCAGAGCGGCCCGCGGATCGAGATCAAGCTCGACGAGCGCGCCCCGGCCGCCCGTTCGTGCGCGGTGGTGCTGATCGAGAACGACGGCGAGGGCAAGCTGACGATCCGCCGCGAGGTGCGGTACGTGCACGGGTTCCAGTCCGACCTGGACCGGCTGTACGGGTTCGGCATGCAGTGGGAGCGCGGGTACAAGACCCCGTCGGGGTCAGGGAACTGA
- a CDS encoding TerD family protein has protein sequence MTHVMAKGANIPLTAGAVRAVLRWTDTPGIPDVDASALLLTGHGKVRDDADFVFYNQPRHPSGLVRHLPKQAAGGTVRDALEIDLAQLPPEVDRVVLAGSAEGGAFPAVPDLRVLLFDAAAPEAAPALAEFAIDEDEQVTALVAAELYRRDGGWKFRAVGQGYVDGLLALATDFGIAVEDGSSGPNDSAVDLTDRSGDVRLPGPAAEPSPAGPPAAPLPVDEDDWTIAPATPPPAPAAEQPAADPRPVRAPAAPVAPPPPPALPPTVHHAQQPAGYGYPPQQPQQPPQPAPSAPQPGGYGYPQQQPGYGYPPPPQQPRPAPQPGGYGYPQPAAAQGYGYPPQQPQPYGYPPQQQPQPQQPQPPQQHQQSGAPFALPPQGPQFQPR, from the coding sequence ATGACGCACGTGATGGCGAAGGGCGCCAACATCCCTCTGACGGCCGGCGCCGTCCGTGCCGTCCTGCGGTGGACGGACACCCCGGGCATTCCGGACGTGGACGCCTCGGCGCTGCTGCTGACCGGCCACGGCAAGGTCCGCGACGACGCCGACTTCGTGTTCTACAACCAGCCGCGGCACCCCTCGGGCCTGGTCCGGCACCTGCCGAAGCAGGCCGCGGGCGGGACGGTGCGGGACGCGCTGGAGATCGACCTGGCGCAACTGCCGCCCGAGGTCGACCGGGTGGTGCTGGCCGGCTCGGCGGAGGGCGGCGCCTTCCCCGCGGTGCCCGACCTGCGGGTGCTGCTGTTCGACGCGGCCGCGCCCGAAGCCGCGCCCGCGCTGGCCGAGTTCGCCATCGACGAGGACGAGCAGGTCACCGCGCTGGTCGCCGCCGAGCTGTACCGCCGCGACGGCGGCTGGAAGTTCCGCGCGGTCGGCCAGGGCTACGTGGACGGACTGCTCGCGCTGGCCACCGACTTCGGCATCGCCGTCGAGGACGGGAGCAGCGGCCCGAACGACTCCGCGGTCGACCTGACCGACCGCAGCGGGGACGTCCGCCTCCCCGGCCCGGCCGCCGAGCCGTCGCCCGCCGGACCGCCGGCCGCGCCGCTGCCGGTCGACGAGGACGACTGGACGATCGCCCCGGCCACCCCGCCGCCGGCGCCCGCCGCCGAGCAGCCCGCCGCCGACCCCCGGCCGGTCCGGGCCCCGGCCGCGCCGGTCGCCCCGCCGCCCCCGCCCGCGCTGCCGCCGACCGTCCACCACGCCCAGCAGCCCGCCGGTTACGGCTACCCGCCGCAACAGCCCCAGCAGCCGCCGCAGCCCGCCCCGTCCGCGCCGCAGCCCGGCGGTTACGGCTACCCCCAGCAGCAGCCGGGCTACGGCTACCCGCCGCCCCCGCAGCAGCCCCGGCCCGCGCCGCAGCCCGGTGGCTACGGCTACCCCCAGCCGGCCGCCGCCCAGGGGTACGGCTACCCGCCGCAACAGCCCCAGCCCTACGGCTACCCCCCGCAGCAGCAGCCCCAGCCGCAGCAGCCGCAACCCCCGCAGCAGCACCAGCAGTCGGGCGCCCCGTTCGCCCTGCCGCCGCAGGGCCCGCAGTTCCAGCCCCGCTGA
- a CDS encoding HpcH/HpaI aldolase/citrate lyase family protein: protein MRHFGHLADDVRTRLFHEQPAAFDRDSGASVLATALGATLYSPATRPTLARDVRKQAARGVVSMVLCLEDAIADHEVDGAEQNLVAQLTELAAQDADAELPLLFVRVRAAEQITDLTERLGPALRLLSGFVVPKFTEDSGLPFLEALTAAEERTGQRLFVMPVLESPELAHLESRREQLHGIARLLDKHRDRVLAVRLGVTDLCSAYGLRRSPDLTAYDVALVAGVIGDVVNVLGRADGTGHTVTGPVWEYFPLHERMFKPQLRRTPFAEVTPPADGVRQRLIEHDLDGLIREIELDRANGLLGKTCIHPSHVAAVHALSVVTHEELCDARDILQQHRGGGGVSRSAYTNKMNEAKPHRAWAERVLLRAEVFGVARAEVTFAELLSACIG, encoded by the coding sequence TTGCGCCACTTCGGGCATCTCGCGGACGACGTCCGCACCCGGCTCTTTCACGAGCAGCCCGCCGCCTTCGACCGCGACAGCGGGGCGTCCGTCCTCGCCACCGCGCTCGGCGCCACGCTCTACAGCCCCGCCACCCGGCCCACCCTGGCCCGCGACGTCCGCAAGCAGGCCGCCCGCGGCGTGGTCTCGATGGTGCTCTGCCTGGAGGACGCGATCGCCGACCACGAGGTCGACGGCGCCGAGCAGAACCTGGTCGCCCAGCTCACCGAACTCGCCGCGCAGGACGCCGACGCCGAACTGCCGCTGCTGTTCGTCCGGGTCCGGGCCGCCGAGCAGATCACCGACCTGACCGAGCGCCTCGGCCCCGCGCTGCGCCTGCTCAGCGGCTTCGTGGTGCCCAAGTTCACCGAGGACAGCGGCCTGCCCTTCCTGGAGGCGCTCACCGCCGCCGAGGAGCGCACCGGGCAGCGGCTGTTCGTCATGCCGGTGCTCGAATCGCCCGAACTCGCCCACCTGGAGAGCCGCCGCGAACAGCTGCACGGCATCGCCCGGCTGCTCGACAAGCACCGCGACCGGGTCCTCGCCGTCCGGCTCGGCGTCACCGACCTGTGCTCCGCGTACGGGCTGCGCCGCTCGCCCGACCTGACCGCCTACGACGTGGCCCTGGTGGCGGGCGTGATCGGCGACGTGGTCAACGTGCTGGGCCGGGCCGACGGCACCGGGCACACCGTCACCGGGCCGGTCTGGGAGTACTTCCCGCTGCACGAGCGGATGTTCAAGCCGCAACTGCGCCGCACCCCGTTCGCCGAGGTCACCCCGCCCGCCGACGGGGTCCGGCAGCGGCTGATCGAGCACGACCTGGACGGGCTGATCCGGGAGATCGAACTCGACCGGGCCAACGGCCTGCTCGGCAAGACCTGCATCCACCCCAGCCACGTCGCCGCCGTGCACGCGCTGTCCGTGGTCACCCACGAGGAGCTGTGCGACGCCCGGGACATCCTGCAGCAGCACCGCGGCGGCGGCGGGGTCAGCCGCTCCGCGTACACCAACAAGATGAACGAGGCCAAGCCGCACCGGGCCTGGGCGGAGCGGGTGCTGCTGCGGGCCGAGGTGTTCGGCGTGGCCCGGGCCGAGGTCACCTTCGCCGAGCTGCTGTCGGCCTGCATCGGCTGA
- a CDS encoding HAD family hydrolase: MPQFLVASDLDRTLVYSNRALALDVPDRLAPRLLAVEVHDGKALSFMTEQAAALLAEIAALAPVVPITTRTRAQYERIHLPGPTADWIPPYAVCANGGHLLVDGVPDQDWQREIRTRLDERSAPLPEVVEHLALAADPEWTHKRRVADELFAYLVVERAELPPGWVENLTAWCAERGWTVSLQGRKVYAVPAPLSKSAALEEVRRRAGARTVLAAGDSLLDAELLLAADLAWRPGHGELAETGWTAPDVTALTETGVGAGEEILRQMLKHLR; the protein is encoded by the coding sequence GTGCCGCAGTTCCTGGTCGCCAGCGACCTCGACCGCACCCTCGTCTACTCCAACCGCGCCCTCGCCCTGGACGTGCCCGACCGGCTCGCCCCACGGCTGCTCGCGGTGGAGGTGCACGACGGCAAGGCGCTCTCCTTCATGACCGAACAGGCCGCCGCCCTGCTCGCCGAGATCGCGGCCCTCGCCCCGGTCGTCCCCATCACCACCCGCACCCGGGCCCAGTACGAGCGGATCCACCTCCCCGGCCCCACCGCCGACTGGATCCCCCCGTACGCGGTCTGCGCCAACGGCGGCCACCTGCTGGTCGACGGCGTCCCCGACCAGGACTGGCAGCGCGAGATCCGCACCCGCCTCGACGAGCGCAGCGCCCCGCTGCCCGAGGTCGTCGAACACCTCGCCCTGGCCGCCGACCCGGAGTGGACCCACAAGCGGCGGGTCGCCGACGAGCTGTTCGCCTACCTGGTCGTCGAGCGGGCCGAACTCCCGCCCGGCTGGGTCGAGAACCTCACCGCCTGGTGCGCCGAACGCGGCTGGACGGTCTCCCTCCAGGGCCGCAAGGTCTACGCCGTCCCCGCCCCGCTCTCCAAGAGCGCCGCCCTGGAGGAGGTGCGGCGGCGCGCCGGCGCCCGGACCGTCCTGGCCGCCGGCGACTCGCTGCTGGACGCCGAACTCCTCCTCGCCGCGGACCTGGCCTGGCGGCCCGGGCACGGCGAACTCGCCGAGACCGGCTGGACGGCGCCGGACGTCACCGCCCTCACCGAGACCGGGGTGGGAGCGGGGGAGGAGATCCTCCGCCAGATGCTCAAGCACCTCCGCTGA
- a CDS encoding FmdB family zinc ribbon protein: MPRYDFRCRSCGATFELNRPMARANDPATCPDGHPDTVKLLSTVAVTGAAASAPAPGGGGGGGGGCCGGGCCG, translated from the coding sequence ATGCCTCGCTACGACTTCCGCTGCCGCTCCTGCGGCGCCACCTTCGAGCTCAACCGCCCGATGGCCCGGGCCAATGACCCGGCCACCTGCCCCGACGGCCACCCCGACACCGTCAAGCTGCTCTCCACCGTCGCCGTCACCGGCGCGGCCGCCTCGGCCCCGGCGCCCGGTGGCGGCGGTGGCGGTGGCGGCGGTTGCTGCGGTGGCGGCTGCTGCGGGTAG
- a CDS encoding IS630 family transposase (programmed frameshift): protein MRYAQGGGLTDAERGTRERLRLQAVERFEAGQKNAEIAAGLRISVRSVERWRRAWREGGEAGVRSKGSPGRPRLSEAQIARLERELERGPLVHGWADQRWTLARIKTLIGWLFHVSYTVEGTWRLLKRHGWSWQQPARRAIERDDDAVEVWKKETWPRVRASRRSGGAWLVFEDEAGQSLTPPHARTWGRRGCTPVVRVRGRGSGRVSMVGMTCYKPGQRSRLFYAVREYHGRKDQPKGFGWRDFRDLIVRARIQLGGPIVLVWDNVRLHLTAGMREFIDANTEWLTVFQLPTYAPDLNPTEGIWSLVKRDIGNLAAADLGQITQAVKRRLKQIQYRPRVVDGCLAGTGLALGMDEPEDPYEPPSSPPDHRATGSDQAAALV, encoded by the exons GTGAGGTACGCGCAGGGTGGCGGGCTGACCGACGCCGAGAGAGGCACGCGGGAGCGGTTACGGCTCCAGGCTGTGGAGCGTTTCGAGGCCGGGCAGAAGAACGCGGAGATAGCCGCTGGCCTGCGGATCAGTGTGCGGTCGGTGGAGCGGTGGCGACGTGCCTGGCGCGAGGGCGGCGAGGCGGGTGTCCGGTCGAAGGGGTCGCCGGGAAGGCCTCGGCTCAGTGAAGCCCAGATTGCCAGGTTAGAAAGGGAGTTGGAGCGTGGTCCGTTGGTCCACGGGTGGGCGGACCAGCGATGGACCCTGGCGCGGATCAAGACTCTGATCGGCTGGCTGTTCCATGTCTCGTACACGGTCGAGGGCACCTGGCGGCTGCTGAAGCGGCACGGCTGGTCCTGGCAGCAACCCGCCCGACGGGCGATCGAGCGAGACGACGATGCGGTCGAGGTCTGGAAGAAGGAGACCTGGCCACGGGTAAGAGCATCGCGGCGGAGCG GCGGGGCCTGGCTGGTCTTCGAGGACGAAGCCGGACAGTCACTGACTCCGCCGCATGCCAGAACCTGGGGGCGCCGGGGCTGCACGCCGGTCGTGAGAGTTCGCGGTCGGGGCTCCGGTCGCGTGTCGATGGTCGGCATGACCTGCTACAAGCCCGGCCAGCGGTCCCGGCTGTTCTATGCGGTCCGGGAGTACCACGGGCGCAAGGACCAGCCGAAGGGCTTCGGCTGGCGCGACTTCCGGGACCTGATCGTCCGCGCCCGCATCCAACTCGGCGGACCGATCGTGTTGGTCTGGGACAACGTCCGCCTGCACCTGACAGCGGGAATGAGGGAGTTCATCGACGCGAACACCGAGTGGCTCACCGTGTTCCAGCTGCCCACCTACGCTCCGGACCTCAACCCGACCGAGGGGATCTGGTCGCTGGTCAAGCGCGACATCGGCAACCTCGCCGCAGCCGACCTCGGCCAGATCACCCAAGCCGTGAAGCGCCGGCTGAAGCAGATCCAGTACCGGCCGCGGGTGGTCGACGGCTGCCTTGCCGGCACGGGCCTGGCCCTCGGCATGGACGAACCGGAGGACCCCTACGAGCCGCCATCCAGCCCCCCCGACCATCGCGCCACTGGTAGTGATCAGGCTGCTGCGCTTGTATAG
- a CDS encoding IS630 family transposase, whose translation MAEPVRVRRLTDQEGQQLQRIVRRGSTNTVRYRRAMMLLASAGGNRVPVIAQLVQADEDTVRDVIHRFNEIGLACLDPRWAGGRPRLLSTDDEDFVVQTATTRPAKLGQPFTRWSIRKLLAYLRKVHGRVIRIGREALRCLLARRGVTFQRTKTWKESTDPDYDAKLDRIEHVLDHFPDRTFAFDEFGPLGIRPTAGACWAEQGRPDWLPATYHRTHGVTYFHSCYSVGDDTLWGINRRRKGTANTLAALRSIRAARPDGAPVYVILDNLSAHNGKKILRWAKNNNVHLCFTPTNASWANPIETHFGPLRQFTLANSNHPNHTVQTRALHAYLRWRNTNARHPDVLAAQRMERARIRSEKGLRWGGRPGLAA comes from the coding sequence GTGGCGGAGCCGGTCAGGGTTCGGAGGTTGACCGATCAGGAGGGCCAGCAGTTACAGCGGATCGTGCGTCGGGGCAGCACGAACACGGTGCGCTACCGGCGGGCGATGATGCTGCTGGCCTCGGCGGGCGGCAACCGGGTTCCGGTGATCGCCCAGCTGGTGCAGGCGGACGAGGACACGGTGCGGGACGTGATCCATCGGTTCAACGAGATCGGCCTGGCCTGCTTGGACCCTCGGTGGGCGGGAGGCCGTCCCCGCCTGCTCAGCACTGACGACGAGGACTTCGTCGTCCAGACGGCCACCACCCGCCCGGCCAAGCTCGGCCAGCCCTTCACTCGCTGGTCCATCCGTAAACTGCTCGCCTACCTGCGCAAGGTGCACGGCCGGGTGATCCGCATCGGGCGCGAGGCCCTGCGCTGCCTGCTCGCCCGACGCGGCGTCACCTTCCAGCGCACCAAGACGTGGAAGGAGTCCACCGACCCCGACTACGACGCCAAGCTCGACCGGATCGAGCACGTCCTGGACCACTTCCCCGACCGCACCTTCGCGTTCGACGAGTTCGGCCCACTCGGCATCCGCCCCACCGCGGGCGCGTGCTGGGCCGAGCAGGGCCGACCGGACTGGCTGCCGGCGACCTACCACCGCACCCACGGCGTCACCTACTTCCACAGCTGCTATTCGGTCGGAGACGACACACTCTGGGGAATCAACCGACGCCGCAAGGGCACCGCGAACACCCTGGCCGCGCTCAGGTCGATCCGGGCCGCCCGCCCGGACGGCGCCCCGGTCTACGTGATCCTGGACAACCTTTCCGCCCACAACGGCAAGAAGATCCTCCGCTGGGCGAAGAACAACAACGTCCACCTCTGCTTCACGCCGACCAACGCCTCCTGGGCCAACCCGATCGAGACGCACTTCGGACCCTTGCGGCAGTTCACCCTCGCCAACTCCAACCACCCGAACCACACGGTCCAGACCCGCGCGCTGCACGCCTACCTCCGCTGGCGCAACACCAACGCCCGCCACCCCGATGTTCTCGCGGCCCAGCGCATGGAACGCGCACGCATCCGCAGCGAGAAGGGGCTCCGCTGGGGCGGCAGACCTGGCCTCGCCGCCTGA
- a CDS encoding immunity 53 family protein: protein MSDSEHVLNWMQAWYADQCNEDWEHEWGVKIETLDNPGWSVSIDLEETDLEDCEYPRHDINRSPHDWVWAWTSDKIFNARCGPANLAEALTLFRSWATANTP, encoded by the coding sequence ATGAGCGATTCGGAGCATGTCCTCAACTGGATGCAGGCCTGGTACGCCGATCAGTGCAACGAGGACTGGGAACACGAGTGGGGCGTGAAGATCGAGACGCTCGACAACCCCGGTTGGTCCGTCTCGATCGACTTGGAGGAGACGGACCTGGAGGACTGCGAGTACCCCCGACACGACATCAACCGCAGCCCGCACGACTGGGTGTGGGCGTGGACCTCCGACAAGATCTTTAACGCCAGGTGCGGCCCTGCCAACCTCGCCGAGGCCCTCACGCTGTTCCGCTCCTGGGCGACCGCGAACACTCCCTGA
- a CDS encoding flavoprotein produces the protein MAEDAGAGRPVVYLFGSAAGVVTGIEGAVRAGLQRGWDVALGLTPTAREWLAGRVPELEGLTGHPVKSAYRRPGQPDVLPPADAVLFAPATFHSVNSLALGLTSSWVVGYAAEAAGKGVPVLLMPCVNAALAAHPQFPRSVAALREAGVRVLLGEGGFVPDEPGAAAPYPWDAALDAVAWALGAAGVGDGA, from the coding sequence ATGGCGGAGGACGCGGGGGCCGGGCGGCCGGTGGTGTACCTGTTCGGGTCGGCGGCGGGGGTGGTGACCGGGATCGAGGGGGCGGTGCGGGCGGGCCTGCAGCGTGGGTGGGACGTGGCGCTCGGGTTGACTCCGACGGCGCGGGAGTGGCTGGCGGGGCGGGTGCCGGAGCTGGAGGGGCTGACCGGGCACCCGGTGAAGTCCGCGTACCGCCGGCCGGGGCAGCCGGACGTGCTGCCGCCCGCCGACGCGGTGCTGTTCGCGCCGGCCACCTTCCACTCGGTCAACAGCCTGGCGCTGGGCCTGACCTCCTCCTGGGTGGTCGGCTACGCGGCGGAGGCGGCGGGCAAGGGCGTCCCGGTGCTGCTGATGCCCTGCGTCAACGCGGCGCTGGCCGCCCACCCGCAGTTCCCGCGCAGCGTGGCGGCGCTGCGCGAGGCGGGCGTGCGGGTGCTGCTGGGGGAGGGCGGCTTCGTCCCGGACGAGCCCGGTGCGGCCGCCCCGTACCCGTGGGACGCGGCCCTGGACGCGGTGGCCTGGGCGCTGGGGGCGGCAGGAGTGGGGGACGGGGCGTGA
- a CDS encoding acyltransferase, which produces MTGTLTSDTEVRTVRAGRPGPGPVRCSVGDLLLADLPVSVVLFHDRPLDPDVLADGLARALGHLPEFAGRLRTGADGGLWIDTDDSGVPFTVADAPYTLTEALDRMVLPAGGLVDHVRATEARREPLPLLTVRLNRLTDGTCALGVSWHHAVGDMQTFALLLRTWSACTEGTALPEAHRAPDRDLQLDAHLPAEDCGTPGLRLPDAAEAAELRRAVAGAALANRTVQIWFSPAETERLRAAHSAEAGRRLSANDALCAHLLHVLREVDGAGDEEQTLTVPVNLRRVLGLPDGTLGNLLGEIRLPYRPGTAPARYAAELRTAVEEFTDKHLGVRSNLRFLDEIGRDRVADCVPAGFDPARRTLTVSSWCRLGLQDLPLAGHRPVAFSPAATLQLPWTSWLVEGPRGEGHLYTLVLPARAAARLRTAAALLHPHRHPGDPAPAVAPRKLL; this is translated from the coding sequence ATGACCGGCACGCTGACGTCCGACACCGAGGTCCGCACCGTCCGGGCCGGCCGCCCCGGCCCCGGGCCCGTCCGGTGCTCCGTCGGCGACCTGCTGCTCGCCGACCTGCCGGTCTCGGTGGTGCTCTTCCACGACCGCCCGCTCGACCCCGACGTCCTCGCCGACGGCCTCGCCCGCGCCCTCGGCCACCTGCCCGAGTTCGCCGGCCGCCTGCGCACCGGCGCCGACGGCGGCCTCTGGATCGACACCGACGACTCCGGCGTCCCCTTCACCGTCGCCGACGCCCCCTACACCCTCACCGAGGCGCTCGACCGGATGGTGCTGCCCGCCGGCGGCCTGGTCGACCACGTCCGCGCCACCGAGGCCCGCCGGGAACCGCTGCCGCTGCTCACCGTCCGGCTCAACCGGCTCACCGACGGCACCTGCGCGCTCGGCGTCTCCTGGCACCACGCCGTCGGCGACATGCAGACCTTCGCCCTGCTGCTGCGCACCTGGTCCGCCTGCACCGAGGGCACCGCCCTCCCCGAGGCCCACCGCGCCCCCGACCGCGACCTCCAGCTCGACGCCCACCTGCCCGCCGAGGACTGCGGCACCCCCGGCCTGCGGCTGCCCGACGCCGCCGAGGCCGCCGAACTGCGCCGGGCCGTCGCCGGGGCCGCCCTCGCCAACCGCACCGTCCAGATCTGGTTCTCCCCCGCCGAGACCGAGCGGCTGCGCGCCGCCCACAGCGCCGAGGCCGGCCGCCGCCTGTCCGCGAACGACGCGCTCTGCGCCCACCTGCTGCACGTGCTGCGCGAGGTGGACGGCGCGGGCGACGAGGAGCAGACCCTCACCGTGCCGGTCAACCTCCGCCGCGTCCTCGGCCTGCCCGACGGCACCCTCGGCAACCTGCTCGGCGAGATCCGGCTGCCCTACCGCCCCGGCACCGCCCCCGCCCGGTACGCCGCCGAACTGCGCACCGCCGTCGAGGAGTTCACCGACAAGCACCTCGGCGTCCGGAGCAACCTGCGCTTCCTCGACGAGATCGGCCGCGACCGCGTCGCCGACTGCGTCCCGGCCGGGTTCGACCCCGCCCGCCGCACCCTCACCGTCTCCAGCTGGTGCCGCCTCGGCCTCCAGGACCTCCCGCTGGCCGGCCACCGCCCGGTCGCCTTCAGCCCCGCCGCCACCCTCCAACTCCCCTGGACCTCCTGGCTGGTGGAGGGCCCCCGCGGCGAGGGCCACCTCTACACCCTGGTCCTCCCCGCCCGCGCCGCCGCCAGGCTCCGCACCGCGGCCGCCCTGCTCCACCCCCACCGCCACCCCGGCGACCCCGCCCCGGCCGTCGCCCCGCGCAAGCTGCTCTGA